In Daphnia magna isolate NIES linkage group LG5, ASM2063170v1.1, whole genome shotgun sequence, the sequence aatagaagttttgctaaaaagtctgttcgacttttgatttcttacaaaatccatattaaaaaaaactataattacaggttcctttagatttcttaagttggattaaatctttttatttctgagtattctgactgacaatggtgaaaacagcaaaaaaacaaagagttagccacaattcatcatttttgtttgacaGGAGTCACAGGACTCATAAGTTTCATATTTCGCTTTATGAAAAGCATTTTCGCGAAGAGAGGAGGCTTAATGCGATTTTTTTAGCCGTTGCAATGTCCGTGGCGGTGCTAAAGACCCGTTCGATCTCTCCTCCCGAAGCGGGCACCCCGAAGAGCTCCCTTGCTATCAAAGCCAACAACGGGAATCGATGGGCGTTTACTTTCCAATAACCCAAGGGACTAAAGCGCAAGTCAGAAGGACAATCATTGTCAGGAGAATCTGGACCACTTGACTGGTACACTGGTTCTGAGAGGTAGAGTTCAAATTCATCAAGGACCTTTGATGCGCTAGCAGATTGAGCCCTTTTCTGGATGACCGTTGAAAATAGAGCCCGAGTCAAGGTTTGGCGCTTAGACGGAGGTGAATTCATTGCCCTACCTGCCGTGCCCTCTTGAATTTCTTGGGAGTCTCCtaaattataaaaaccaaATGTTTAATATTGTGAATTCGTTTTTCGGTTAAAAATGGCCCGTACGCAAATGTTTGTATCGGTATTCCAGTTCGGATCTAATGGACTGCAAGACATCGTTCTCAACAAGACCAGATGACTGAATCCTTCTTCTTTataaaggatttggatttggatttgaaaaaatccgggTTTTTGTTGGGGggatcaaatccgatccaaatccaagccattgaaaaataaggcaaatccaaatcccttaaaaatccgggaggatttggatttgattggatttggatttgatttgaaaaaaaaaatccgaaacactggtGAAGACGATAAAaaccgcaccgaacttccccgattcattttaatcggggaagcttagcggtgtccccgattagaatgtgatcggggccgagccctaggtAAGGGTCAGCCCCGCGGCGATCAAGCGGCGATCCAGCTTTTTTGGCGATAGGGTAGGTAATTTTGATTTTCGGTGCAGATCTGACAGATCGCAGATCGTCCATTTTCTTACCCATGGGTAAACAGATCCAAACCGgctccaaacaaaaaaaggacccAGATCCTAGAACCAGTTTCTGGACCCGGTTCTAAGAAAAAGTTCCCAAGCCCGGTTCTAAAAACAGACTACACCGGTTTTTTACCCGTTTACCCGGACATTTTACCTGACTTCTTTTAAGCCGCCATCTTAAAAAATGGCGGCCGATCGCACCGAAGAACCACACCGGAAACGATCTGTTTCTGGAGAACATGAACCGATCACAACAGATAGATCATTTTTCGGGTAGATCAGATCGGTTTACCCGATCTTGGccaatcggggccgagccctacgaACAGCCCTATAAAAACGTGATACGTAGTAGTACTACGTAATACGTATTTCAAGTCTAGATTTCCATCTGCTAGGACGACTTGATAAAAAACATAAGTGTTGcgacatgaaaaaaaatgaattattaTAAAGGAGGAGGGTCAACCTAGGGCTcagccccgatcacattctaatcggggacaccgctaatcTTCCgcgataaaaatgaagaatgatgaatggaagttcggtgcggggatttcttttttcagtgcggaacggtgctataatcggtgctacaccgatagcaccgcttcagccatatggggttagtcttaccagtgaccttgcgttctgataggccaacgaaaaatcacgtgactaggatCAAGTTtggttcttgttggccgcagggcaactgccaatttagatcactattcattgataatcggggaaggcaccgatcaccaatatcaccgcaccgatcACTGAAATCACCACACCCAATCGACTAAAAAGTTCCCCGATTGGCGTGGGGTCGAGCGCTAGGTCAACTAACTTTGATTTAGTTCATCtggggctcggccccgattggCCGAGATCGGGTAAACCGATCTGATCTACCCGAAAAATGGACGATCTGTTGCGATTGGTTCGGGTCCTCCAGAAACAGATCGGTTTCGGTGCGGTTCTTCAGTGCGATCGGTTAGATCTGCCGCCATTTTTTAAGATGGCGGCTTTAAAACTACTTATGAAATTAACTACTTACAGTAATGAATTTAGCACTTTTGCACCTTTGTAAAGTTAGGAAACATTTAATATTCGAGTTTAATACTTTTCGCGTAtttgtgaaaagaaaatggacgatCTGCGATCTGTCAGATCTGCACCGAAAGTCAAAATTACCTACCTGATCGCCAAAAAAGCTACCCGTTcggcgcggggccgagcgctaagTTCAACCATGGTCTGGACTGTGGTTGAACTTTTAGAAAAGATCTCGGTCAATTTGGTAGGGCTCTACCTTGATTGATCTTTTGATGAACCATAAAACGGAAATTGAGCTCAACTGTGACAATtggttaacgaaaaaatactGATTGAGCATAATTTAGGTTCGGGTTGAGCTCAAatgttgacgataaaacgcatCCTAAGTTGCTCGGCAATATCTCACCGTTCAGCCTAAAATTACGGGGACGTAACCTGCTGCAGCATTATTTTCTCTACAAGATGATACCAATATCCGCGTTCTAGATTGGAagataagaaaacgtataaaagattaTTGGGGGACCCTTTGCGAAAATGGCGCCATCTATCGGGAAAAATCTCAGAAAAAACGTGGGACGGTTGAGATGAAATGACGAGGAATTCCGGTTTGCAAGAATtcctatcgggaaatttatTTTGCCAATCAATTTCTATCAGAGACATTTCTATCAGGCCGAATTTAACTTTTGGTTCAGTTCTTGAATTACGTGTACAAGGTCGAGAGGAAGATGTCGGGGTCAGCGGAAGGACATTTAAAATCGCCTAGTTTATCCACAGGTACAAGGACACTTTGTTGTAGTACGTTTTGTAGTTGTGGTCGGCCGTGTGGTCCTAGTGGTCAAAGGTTTGGTCGTGGTGGTTGTAAAAGCGCCGCAGCAAGTCGCCACTTTGGTGGCAAAAACATCCAAAGCTGGGAAGAAGTCTTGGCACACAGGCAAAATTTCCGATGCTGGCAAAGTGAATGCGTTTGTTCCTCTGTCTGGCAACTCGAAGGTGTAGCTGTATTTGATGCCAATCGATTTGGCCCAGTCATCCGAAGCACCTTTGCACAGAAGAACAGTCTCGTCATTAAATTGTTGAAACATTTTAAGCTGAAATTCACCTGAGGCTGCGTAAAGCAAGTCGGCCGAATTACCAACTGTATACGTGTATTTCACAAATTTAGATGCGGCATTGTTAGCAAGTGCCAACAGATCGTTATAATCAGGTGGATAAACGACATCGTATCCATAAGGAATCAACGCGTACTGCCCATAGCTATGCAATGTCAGGTACAGCTGTATGCAATGGCAGTGTTagcaaaaccaaacaaaattcTTAATCATCAGATAAATGAACGTATTTACTTTGATTTGACTCGATTTCCCCTTAATAAAATTCGAAGTTGCAAGAGTCTCTGGCTCAGAAAAGGCTTTAGTGCCTCTGTAGGTATCCTGGCACGGATTAGTGCTCGCACCCAGACCACCCCACTGCATCATTTGAAACAGTGACGGAGGATAAAATTTGTTTGCTATTACTTTCTGAAATATCGGTAATCAAATTCACCTTAAAACCAAAGTTACGGTTGGGATCAACACCGCGACAGGATGACGTGCTGGAGACGGAACGAGTTTTGCGCCACATACGATTAGTCGTGTGTGTAAACTCGTaaccttttttcatttcaatttgatggaaattatttttcattttatccCAGCGAAGAAttgtgatgaaaaaaaaaactataataatACCATCTGGGTTTACGACGGGCATGATGTACCAGTCGACGTTGGACAAGAGCTTCGCGTTTGCAGGTACTTCAACTAACTGTTGGATAATGTACGTGGCGACAGCTGGCGAAATCCATTCCCTTGCGTGAATTCCTAGTAATCGATGAAGTTTCTGATTATAGTGAACTGTATtgcaaaaacagaaaatgtctGTGGGTATATAGATAGAACCTCCATCAATCCAGATGGCGGGTCTCGTGCCGGGTGAAGAAGAGTTGGAGATTCGGATGACGTACAGTGGGCGTTTTTCATACGAGGAACCGATATTTATTAATTGGACAAGCTTCGGGTAAGTGGTGTTCAGGTAAGTCAAGAAGGCATAAATGTTGTTCAGTCTGTGGTAGCTGATCCAGTCCATATTGTAGGCTGTCGAGCAAAAAGCATTCAAATAAAGAGTTTGGTTTTGGTTGCGAATGAACGACAACATACCAGCGCAGCATTCCATTACAGGCTTCGCGCTGATATCTTAGTCTTTCTGTTAACATTTGTTTGTTAGGGTAATAATGCTACCCAGAATAGCAAAGATTTCTTTGttagtttttacttattcGATTATATTCGATTGTATATAACACGGAAATTTTACAAGTCAACATAACAATACGCTTTTTTGTTAGGCATTCATGTGTAGTTATTTACGAACACGAGTTGAGGCTTACCGGCTTTTGAGTCGGAAGTGGTTTTGTTGATGTTTGTCTTTTGATTGTCGATGGCCGTCTGCAAGTCGCTGATGACAACGACGTAGGATATTTTGCGCTCAGCCAGTTTTGATTTGAGTTTCGTCTGGCTCTGTGGTGGTATTAGAACATCAATCGGATCCCTGGTCATTCTTCTTTCATTCCACAGctcaagttcttttttttcgtttacgtGCGACAGTTGCAATCATTTAAGTTAAGACATGACATTAGTAAGTCTACTCCACCGTGTTTAAAATGTTCGCCTTACCATAGGAATCTTTAATGTCCAAAATAAATTGCCATTCTTTTTCTGAATTAGGTTTGATTTTCCAAACCTGGAATCCCGCATAAGAAACCACCTCGCTTTCTTCTGCAGCGACTTGACTGATGACAAACACGCAGCTCAGCGCAATGGCAAGTAATAGCGACATCATCGGATGCTGGATAAAATGActaaaaacaatcaaaatcaGTAAGTTAGTAAACGGTATTGATGCACTTTGTCTTCCAGACTTTTGGACTGGAAGCATTTAGACTGATTTCAACATCATAGGTTTGTGTTGGTTTACTTTGAATGATCGAACTCGAATTAATTTAAACGTTTTAGTTGAGGTTCCTGGTACTAGTCTACTATACACACATTCTGCGCGGCatcgaatttttattttgtaaggacaataaagaaaaggaaaaacttgtgattaattttttaaaactattcgTACCTGCCAAAGCTTTGACACGTGGATCCGAAGAGCTTCTTTAATCGAGTTACTTGATAGCAGCAGGGAGCGAAACGAACTGCAGACACCTTAGCTTTTCGTCAGTGTTCTCGTTTAAAAAGACGGATGCAAGCTgctacattatttttttttttttttcaaaaagaaagggaGGTTTAATATATCTGTGTCTGTCAACCGAACGTAAGTGTGACGCACTTCGACCAGACGCGTCCGTTCGCCCATTGACCTAACCATTTGTACTCACTTAggtggaaaaaagaaaagtattaaaaaaaaaactttatgaGCTGTGTGGCCATTATCTTCACCTGAATCTAGCATGTGCTCGAGAATCATATATACTGAACATGCAACCGAACTATATCACATTTTACTGAGAATGTCTGTGTGTCGCTTTAGCTCACAGACAATATCCGGCTTACCAATAGCCGGCCGACCATAACTCGGAATATAATCAAGCCAATGTCGAGCCGACCTGCAGGCCCATTCCTGCTTTTTCCGAGATTTATGCCAGGATATATCCGATATACAACTTTTGTTCTTGCAGCCAATCCTTGTTGCGTAAACCTTAGCTCTCGCGGTTCGGTTGTTGTTTACGTGAGGAATCAAAAAATTCTCGTTTTCATCGTTTTTAAACTAGACTaattgtattcgctgtttacATCTGAAATCTTTTCGGCTTTCATGACTTTATAATAGCTGATTATCAATTGTAAACAAGAACTAAAAGAGAGACGTTACGAGTAACAAATGCTCGAACTTTCTAACCTTTAcacaattttttcaaagtcCCATTTCACTATTTCTATTGGAAAGTAAAAAGTGGGACATGTATTTCTTACCAATTAGTTATTACCATTTGAATACATTTTTCCATGATACTGGAAAGAAGAACCGATTCTCCTAAaacaagattttaaaaaatacccagaaaacgtttaaataaaaaaaacatgaataaTCAAACATTGAATTCTACGTATCGCAGTTTGATCTAAACG encodes:
- the LOC116922706 gene encoding carboxypeptidase B, with product MMSLLLAIALSCVFVISQVAAEESEVVSYAGFQVWKIKPNSEKEWQFILDIKDSYELELWNERRMTRDPIDVLIPPQSQTKLKSKLAERKISYVVVISDLQTAIDNQKTNINKTTSDSKAAYNMDWISYHRLNNIYAFLTYLNTTYPKLVQLINIGSSYEKRPLYVIRISNSSSPGTRPAIWIDGGIHAREWISPAVATYIIQQLVEVPANAKLLSNVDWYIMPVVNPDGYEFTHTTNRMWRKTRSVSSTSSCRGVDPNRNFGFKWGGLGASTNPCQDTYRGTKAFSEPETLATSNFIKGKSSQIKLYLTLHSYGQYALIPYGYDVVYPPDYNDLLALANNAASKFVKYTYTVGNSADLLYAASGASDDWAKSIGIKYSYTFELPDRGTNAFTLPASEILPVCQDFFPALDVFATKVATCCGAFTTTTTKPLTTRTTRPTTTTKRTTTKCPCTCG